In the Colletotrichum lupini chromosome 1, complete sequence genome, one interval contains:
- a CDS encoding modin translates to MSSSDPTSSSGSDSDNNDNQVELIVAVVALVISVLAFIIAIFQALQQYYASATGYSSCTPKVMGDWARFTRRRFKWYEFRFEVEFEVPVIFVAPPTNPRGPLGVHDDKEITYMTGTTDSYKKTYTWDQEEYDKHSKTLRAGMTRQAIHTADNELANWTSLLMAIQRMERESRTWQDKEYFGYNPQWEAQTTCHPTQASTTVPYTLTVGMQRKKKSWDSMPDNMKKPYATTTISHLVEMAAMLGVHWKVSIGV, encoded by the coding sequence ATGTCGTCTTCTGACCCCACAAGCTCATCCGGCAGCGACAGTGACAATAATGACAACCAAGTTGAGTTGATCGTAGCGGTTGTGGCATTGGTCATTTCAGTTCTCGCCTTCATCATTGCGATTTTCCAGGCCCTCCAGCAATACTACGCGTCGGCAACGGGCTACTCATCATGCACTCCAAAAGTCATGGGAGATTGGGCGAGGTTCACACGACGACGATTCAAATGGTACGAGTTCCGCTTTGAGGTGGAATTTGAAGTTCCCGTCATATTCGTTGCGCCGCCGACGAACCCGCGGGGACCCCTCGGCGTGCACGACGACAAGGAGATTACCTACATGACCGGAACGACAGATAGTTACAAGAAGACGTATACCTGGGACCAGGAAGAGTACGACAAGCACTCCAAAACTTTGAGGGCTGGGATGACGCGCCAAGCTATCCACACCGCCGACAACGAGCTCGCAAACTGGACGAGTCTGCTCATGGCTATTCAGCGTATGGAGAGGGAGTCTCGAACGTGGCAAGACAAGGAGTATTTCGGATACAACCCTCAATGGGAAGCCCAGACAACTTGTCACCCGACCCAGGCCAGCACCACGGTACCCTACACTCTTACCGTTGGCAtgcagaggaagaagaagtctTGGGATAGTATGCCAGACAACATGAAGAAACCTTACGCAACGACAACGATCTCACATCTGGTGGAAATGGCGGCAATGTTAGGCGTTCATTGGAAAGTGTCAATAGGTGTGTGa
- a CDS encoding choline dehydrogenase gives MSPANYYLLSTVAPLSTSHRILTKPLKTDTRNTSSKFCKCTNVIPRPIWSFFMGTVLLESTSSTPSRPQSLNLAVSPTLTTGKWRLSHYGQPKLLATQQVQALGATETLPWVIALSDSDILEFVEGVSATEYHYTGTCAMLPRPLGGVADSNLNVHGIDGSRVVDASIMPLLPSAHNQATVYAIAEKVKLRPYA, from the exons ATGTCACCGGCAAACTACTATCTGCTATCAACAGTGGCACCGCTCAGTACCTCACACAGAATACTGACCAAGCCGTTGAAGACGGATACTCGAAACACGTCCAGCAAATTCTGCAAATGCACCAACGTAATTCCACGGCCGATATGGAGCTTCTTTATGGGGACGGT GCTATTGGAATCAACCTCATCGACCCCTTCGCGCCCCCAGTCATTGAACCTCGCTGTCTCTCCTACTCTTACGACGGGCAAATGGAGGTTGAGTCACTACGGTCAACCGAAACTCCTGGCCACGCAGCAAGTCCAAGCTCTTGGAGCAACGGAAACGCTGCCTTGGGTCATTGCCCTGAGCGACTCTGACATTTTGGAATTCGTTGAAGGAGTCAGCGCTACAGAGTATCACTATACTGGGACCTGCGCTATGCTTCCCAGGCCACTTGGTGGTGTCGCGGATTCCAACCTTAATGTGCATGGGATCGATGGCTCGAGGGTAGTCGATGCTAGTATCATGCCTTTACTTCCATCGGCGCATAACCAGGCGACGGTCTATGCAATCGCTGAAAAGGTAAAATTGCGCCCCTACGCATGA
- a CDS encoding amino acid adenylation domain-containing protein has protein sequence MLSTDGKWKLTPRIHSVKFVFDAPTPADADTPDEIFFDNPFPTDTPGMPRRFVFKTPTTHASDQEVIDLQISNTHDGEDLDASVSYDRQASDVPTSKESLTLSTDSRTKVTSSESQPESVTHLRGPTCDAPDDVESIVCSAWALILSSIIESEVVNFDVSDFQLHCLVEGNDLQLSATFNERSIPKARVRLLLSDLEHVIWQLANSTGEQSTLADVQIMSPASQRHLVKLNRPSNPQAQAICAWDGDLSYSELQRTSEALATHLSSIGVGPEVMVPIIFEKSVYSIISILGVVMAGGAVVVLDPSLPAARISMVIKDLDAKVIMSSVFGESKIPSHIRQEKRVLINQAFLDRLSTARQFPSTEISSSPSNALYVVYTSGSTGKPKGVVVTHEAFCSSAKGFTKAIHLDAPTCRVLQYSSFSFDISMLEVFAALMTGSCLCIPSEEDRMNNLANCISSMKVNWAMLTPSVASLMVPEEVPSLEVLCLVGEALPQAVADTWADHVKTINAYGPAECSAITIVSEPRTKGLKSISLGRPPNCAVWIVREDGQLAPFGIVGEIVIEGAPVARGYLGDEEKTRAVFLEDPDFLRGVVRKPMRCYRTGDLGRMNHDGTIDFLGRKDTQVKINGQRVELGEIEHQLRKLINSEKTASPSGTNWELIVELLRPLGGEHSILAAFVAPKTISGNLFHAEAQLIVEESHSLWATIHRKFSTATEELASALPRYMIPRAVVPCSTLPLSPSGKVDRKTLRAYGNASTSKHLLRTPDNKEDHMPVEISGPLSPDFPESEEDSSVGQHTLISDTYPSTEASMSLCDPSQPSFTPTEKALRLAWSEVLGLPEDSIVLEDDFFKLGGDSIGAIRIVAACRKQSLQINVGNIFQNSVLGKMALVCKSTVSEKQAVSPVQFIPFYFLRREDTTELQSEAAFQCDVAVDEIEDLYPCTHMQEGLMAVNLTRPGSYTGRWIHPLPRNVDLAKFKNCWEDIHAASPILRTRFATTSTAGSLQAVIREKVRWLLHDDLEAYLEQDDANPMFPGDSLNRFAVITSKSGDVTFVWTIHHMLYDGWSLAMLCDRLNDLYHGRAVKPATDYRNFIEYTQNITAKAYASYWKTELRGVSLSSFPEAPKLGHQSFARAVVRDELRINIDQSSGITMSTIVRAAWSLMISHFSQSNDVLFGATVSGRNAPLDNIESVEGPTIATVPVRVHLDKGSDILNFMRKIQDHATAMIPYEQSGIQQIKSLNEDTKRACEFQNLLVIQAGGGWDETGPGPLGKPIYREEFTTFPVTCEAWLHSGRIEFATHVDEDVTSRLFVAQAIETVKIVMSQLAWATSGSYRPSMIADLAFEQTSTLIQQRASQPLEASKVSATLHQLITKMSLTQPQREAVVSTAESLSYEELEDMSTALAVRLAEKGVSKGEKIPLCFEKSVWTVVAMLGVLKAGASFVPLDPGQPVSRLRKVVTQVKAKTVLTSAFQQKATDLGAVASVIVNRDALGEISRLQHSRQPPAQVTPNSPAYIIFTSGSTGDPKGIVVSHAAFASSAMAHGSVFGMSDEHRVLQFSAYSFDASLFEILTTLIYGGTVCVATEKERFENLGDFASRMRVNLALLTPSVARIIRPTEMPSLKTLVLGGEAPDEDLIKKWLDAGLTLFNAYGPSECSVIAACHACTYDTDPKSIGNPVGCSAWVVAADDDTVLVPSEQVGELLIGGPTLADGYLNDCEKTAVTFLSRLPWISREDRMSTNRLYKTGDLVRRAVDGTLVYVGRKDLQVKLNGQRIELGDIESHIAGCCSVKRGIVVFPSSGPFSEQLVAVLELEEEDGERRPGLQHIMTRFNIIAEEVRQELTGKLPSIMLPAHFIDVATLSEERFPLSTSGKVDRNKVTTWVRNLSVRESQILDVSAPIPSTVATIQPHELPAYELAQKVTDLVSRKTLSSRPRLDDFDDVLLQTSGLDSLNMMSLMHFVRLKYSVRVSMQLLMDEQMSIRKLAAFITCAASNGPVTLTSSNSNSETRRIDLMSEIDRLDAGLQELPGILSRAVQGSLTKKTDNLRVFLTGANGYLGTQILRKLLERRDVARVTTLVRGATLQAAKDRVIEAAQKALWWTEFHEDKLDVWTGDLTKTMLGLDQKRWDLLSDGHTFDIIIHNGAIVHWNKSYAALEAVNIHSTVQLLGIAVQNPALRFAYVSGGRQWKSAEERDEDIALELSDSMGYSQTKFVAEVLVKRAAERCPVSQRNIGVFRPGLIIGTPAEGVANLDDYIWRLTAANIEMGIYNADEEQAWLHLSDAATTSEAAIRIAFNPESSASPVTQHEEGMTWGTFWTLIKGMGYDIRPTRAAKWLSTVRNYISNRKEEHPLWPLAHLLEDGSMEWEEVTESHDMCPLQLKVASKKNVEALVRVGFLPATRRAQEVQVVGGTFSRTIAPYVTTGALENIPGLVKYDNHMFIGDTIDGGLAPWLPKEEDGDPVKRWKGHRNSEEVPFDWPVSKSIPTARLNASPFPTSTLFHCHCKGVQLSLRSAADLEADPAKESTSTCVDPKTLKFKACSDSCNSCRQHFGSDIIS, from the exons ATGTTATCCACAGACGGGAAATGGAAGCTTACGCCTCGAATTCACTCTGTCAAATTTGTCTTCGACGCTCCGACTCCGGCAGATGCAGATACACCGGACGAGATCTTCTTTGACAACCCATTCCCTACGGACACCCCGGGCATGCCTAGGCGGTTTGTCTTCAAGACACCTACAACTCATGCTTCCGATCAAGAGGTCATCGATCTTCAGATATCGAACACGCATGATGGAGAAGACCTCGATGCAAGTGTGTCATATGACAGACAGGCATCTGATGTACCAACAAGTAAGGAAAGTTTGACACTCTCGACCGACAGTCGAACCAAGGTTACGTCTAGCGAATCACAGCCAGAGTCGGTCACTCATCTTCGTGGTCCTACTTGCGACGCGCCGGATGATGTGGAGTCGATCGTGTGCTCAGCCTGGGCCTTGATACTATCTTCTATCATCGAAAGCGAAGTAGTCAACTTTGATGT TTCCGACTTCCAGCTTCACTGTCTCGTCGAAGGGAACGACCTACAGTTATCTGCGACATTCAATGAGCGTTCCATTCCCAAAGCGAGAGTTCGTCTGCTGCTGAGTGACTTGGAGCACGTCATTTGGCAGTTGGCCAACTCGACAGGAGAGCAGTCCACTCTTGCAGACGTACAGATCATGAGTCCCGCGAGTCAGAGGCATCTTGTCAAATTGAATAGACC ATCAAATCCTCAAGCACAGGCTATCTGCGCTTGGGACGGTGATTTGTCGTATTCTGAGTTGCAGCGTACATCAGAGGCTCTTGCGACGCACCTTTCTAGTATTGGGGTCGGACCTGAGGTGATGGTCCCGATCATCTTCGAAAAGTCTGTCTACAGTATTATCTCCATTCTGGGTGTGGTGATGGCTGGCGGAGCTGTCGTCGTCTTGGATCCCTCACTTCCTGCAGCCCGGATCAGCATGGTCATCAAAGACTTGGATGCCAAGGTCATTATGTCGTCCGTCTTCGGCGAAAGCAAGATCCCATCACATATCCGACAGGAGAAGCGAGTTTTGATCAACCAGGCTTTCTTGGACCGTTTGTCGACAGCACGGCAATTTCCGTCAACGGAGATCTCATCTTCTCCTAGCAACGCGCTGTACGTTGTGTACACGAGTGGTTCTACCGGAAAGCCAAAAGGTGTTGTGGTCACCCACGAAGCATTTTGTTCCAGCGCCAAGGGTTTCACCAAAGCCATCCACCTCGACGCTCCCACTTGCCGGGTCTTACAGTACTCATCCTTCTCATTCGACATTTCAATGCTCGAAGTCTTTGCTGCCCTGATGACGGGATCATGCCTTTGTATCCCATCTGAGGAGGATAGGATGAACAACCTTGCCAACTGCATCTCCAGCATGAAGGTCAACTGGGCGATGCTGACACCTTCAGTTGCAAGCCTAATGGTTCCGGAGGAAGTTCCAAGCCTCGAGGTACTGTGTCTCGTGGGTGAAGCATTACCGCAGGCTGTCGCTGACACATGGGCCGACCATGTCAAGACCATCAATGCTTACGGTCCGGCAGAGTGCTCCGCTATCACCATAGTCAGCGAGCCGAGGACTAAGGGGTTGAAGAGCATTTCTCTTGGACGACCTCCCAACTGTGCCGTCTGGATTGTCCGAGAAGACGGCCAGCTTGCTCCATTCGGTATTGTTGGTGAAATTGTGATCGAGGGCGCGCCTGTTGCGCGTGGATACCTGGGCGATGAGGAGAAGACAAGAGCTGTCTTCTTGGAAGATCCCGATTTCCTGCGTGGTGTCGTACGAAAGCCAATGCGATGCTATCGCACTGGTGACCTCGGAAGGATGAACCATGATGGGACTATCGACTTCTTGGGCAGGAAAGACACTCAGGTCAAGATCAATGGTCAGCGTGTTGAGCTTGGCGAGATTGAACATCAACTCAGGAAACTTATAAATTCCGAAAAGACAGCGTCGCCTTCCGGGACGAACTGGGAGTTGATTGTAGAGCTCCTACGCCCTCTTGGAGGAGAACATAGTATCCTCGCGGCATTCGTCGCCCCTAAGACAATTTCCGGGAACCTTTTTCATGCAGAAGCGCAACTTATTGTCGAGGAGTCTCACTCTCTGTGGGCGACGATACATCGGAAATTTTCGACAGCTACTGAGGAACTCGCCAGTGCTCTTCCTAGATACATGATACCAAGGGCAGTTGTGCCATGCAGCACATTGCCCCTGTCACCGTCAGGCAAGGTCGACAGGAAGACGCTCCGTGCATACGGAAACGCGTCGACGTCGAAACATCTGCTTAGAACGCCAGACAATAAGGAAGATCACATGCCGGTTGAGATTTCTGGGCCACTTTCTCCAGACTTCCCCGAGAGCGAAGAGGATTCTTCAGTTGGACAGCACACGCTAATATCCGACACATACCCGTCAACCGAAGCTTCAATGTCGCTATGTGACCCTTCACAGCCTAGTTTTACTCCAACTGAGAAGGCGCTACGGCTGGCTTGGTCAGAAGTTTTAGGTCTACCTGAAGACTCGATCGTCCTCGAAGATGATTTCTTCAAGCTCGGCGGAGATTCCATCGGGGCTATCAGGATCGTAGCAGCTTGTCGTAAGCAATCACTCCAGATCAATGTTGGGAACATCTTCCAGAACTCTGTGTTGGGCAAGATGGCTCTCGTTTGTAAGAGTACGGTATCTGAGAAGCAGGCGGTGTCTCCTGTCCAGTTCATTCCGTTTTACTTCTTGCGGCGAGAGGACACTACAGAGCTGCAAAGTGAAGCCGCTTTCCAGTGCGACGTCGCTGTCGATGAAATTGAAGACTTGTACCCTTGCACGCACATGCAAGAGGGTCTGATGGCTGTCAATCTCACGCGACCAGGTAGTTACACTGGTCGATGGATCCATCCGCTACCTCGGAACGTCGATCTTGCGAAGTTCAAGAATTGCTGGGAGGATATTCATGCCGCATCACCGATACTGCGGACTAGGTTCGCAACGACGTCGACTGCTGGGTCTCTGCAAGCCGTTATCCGTGAGAAAGTCCGGTGGCTTTTGCACGACGATCTCGAAGCATACCTCGAGCAAGACGATGCGAACCCAATGTTTCCCGGAGACTCGCTCAATCGCTTTGCTGTGATCACGTCAAAGTCTGGCGATGTGACGTTCGTGTGGACCATACATCACATGCTTTATGACGGCTGGTCCCTGGCAATGCTCTGTGACCGTCTCAACGATTTGTATCACGGCCGCGCTGTCAAGCCAGCAACTGACTACCGTAACTTCATCGAATACACTCAGAATATCACGGCAAAAGCATATGCGAGTTACTGGAAGACAGAACTACGGGGAGTGAGCCTGTCAAGCTTCCCAGAAGCTCCCAAGCTTGGCCACCAGTCCTTCGCCCGAGCTGTGGTGCGCGATGAGCTTCGTATCAACATCGATCAGTCTTCAGGAATCACCATGTCAACAATCGTTCGAGCGGCATGGAGTCTCATGATAAGCCATTTCTCTCAGTCAAACGATGTGCTCTTCGGCGCAACAGTCTCAGGTAGAAACGCACCGTTGGACAACATCGAAAGCGTCGAGGGTCCGACAATAGCCACAGTGCCTGTAAGGGTTCACCTGGACAAAGGGTCGGACATTCTCAACTTTATGCGAAAGATCCAGGACCACGCCACCGCCATGATACCCTATGAGCAGTCCGGCATCCAACAGATCAAATCACTCAACGAAGACACTAAGCGCGCCTGCGAATTCCAGAACCTGCTCGTCATTCAAGCAGGCGGCGGCTGGGATGAGACTGGGCCTGGTCCCCTTGGGAAGCCGATCTATCGAGAAGAGTTTACCACATTTCCCGTCACATGCGAGGCATGGCTTCATTCTGGACGGATTGAGTTTGCGACGCATGTCGATGAAGATGTGACAAGTCGACTGTTCGTCGCTCAAGCCATTGAAACAGTCAAAATTGTCATGAGTCAACTCGCTTGGGCTACATCTGGTAGCTACAGACCTTCTATGATTGCAGACCTGGCCTTTGAACAAACCTCTACACTTATCCAACAACGAGCTTCTCAACCTCTCGAAGCAAGCAAGGTCTCGGCTACGCTCCATCAACTCATCACAAAGATGAGTCTGACACAACCCCAGAGAGAGGCAGTAGTCTCAACAGCCGAGTCGCTTTCTTACGAGGAGCTGGAAGATATGTCGACGGCACTTGCCGTTCGACTTGCCGAAAAGGGAGTCTCGAAGGGAGAAAAGATTCCACTGTGCTTCGAGAAATCTGTCTGGACTGTCGTTGCGATGCTTGGGGTCTTGAAAGCCGGAGCTTCTTTCGTGCCCTTAGACCCGGGCCAGCCCGTATCACGTCTAAGAAAGGTTGTTACGCAAGTCAAAGCCAAAACAGTTCTTACGTCTGCATTCCAACAGAAGGCAACTGATCTTGGTGCTGTTGCGTCCGTGATCGTCAATCGCGATGCTCTTGGCGAGATATCCAGGCTTCAGCATTCGCGGCAACCACCAGCTCAAGTGACACCAAACAGTCCTGCCTACATCATCTTCACTTCTGGTTCGACGGGAGATCCCAAGGGCATCGTCGTCTCTCATGCTGCGTTTGCCTCCAGCGCGATGGCCCATGGTTCCGTCTTCGGTATGAGCGACGAGCATCGTGTCTTGCAGTTCTCTGCATACAGTTTTGACGCCAGCCTTTTTGAGATTCTCACCACCCTCATCTATGGCGGAACCGTCTGTGTCGCCACTGAGAAAGAGCGCTTCGAGAATCTCGGAGACTTTGCAAGCCGCATGCGCGTCAACCTCGCGCTTCTGACTCCATCGGTGGCTCGCATCATTCGTCCAACAGAGATGCCGTCTTTGAAGACTCTAGTTCTGGGCGGAGAGGCTCCCGATGAGGACTTGATCAAGAAATGGCTTGACGCCGGACTGACTCTCTTCAACGCATACGGCCCAAGTGAATGCTCCGTCATAGCTGCTTGCCATGCGTGCACCTACGATACGGACCCGAAATCCATCGGAAACCCGGTCGGCTGCTCTGCGTGGGTTGTTGCCGCAGATGATGACACGGTGTTGGTTCCAAGTGAACAGGTTGGCGAGTTGCTCATAGGTGGTCCGACTCTAGCCGATGGTTACTTGAATGACTGTGAGAAAACAGCTGTAACGTTTCTCTCGCGACTACCATGGATATCTAGAGAGGATCGCATGAGTACAAATAGATTGTACAAGACTGGGGATCTTGTGAGGAGAGCCGTCGACGGAACTCTGGTGTACGTGGGACGAAAGGACCTCCAAGTCAAGTTGAACGGCCAGCGAATCGAACTCGGAGATATTGAGTCGCACATCGCTGGTTGCTGTTCCGTCAAGCGCGGTATTGTTGTCTTTCCCTCGTCGGGACCATTCTCAGAACAACTTGTGGCGGTTCTGGAGCTCGAAGAAGAAGATGGCGAGAGACGGCCTGGTCTCCAACATATCATGACtcgatttaatattattgcAGAGGAAGTTCGTCAAGAGTTGACCGGAAAGCTTCCGAGCATCATGCTCCCGGCACACTTCATTGACGTTGCAACCCTCTCTGAGGAAAGATTTCCACTTTCGACCTCAGGCAAGGTTGACAGGAATAAAGTCACAACATGGGTCCGAAATCTGTCCGTCAGAGAATCTCAGATCCTCGACGTCTCTGCGCCGATACCAAGTACAGTGGCAACCATTCAACCTCACGAGCTCCCCGCCTACGAGCTGGCACAGAAGGTCACAGATTTGGTGTCTCGAAAGACCCTTTCGTCAAGGCCCCGACTAGACGATTTTGACGATGTGCTGTTACAGACTTCCGGTCTAGATTCTCTCAACATGATGTCGCTCATGCACTTCGTTCGTCTGAAGTACAGTGTCAGAGTCAGCATGCAGCTGCTCATGGACGAGCAAATGAGCATCAGGAAGCTGGCAGCTTTCATCACCTGTGCTGCTTCCAACGGCCCAGTAACGTTGACATCTTCGAACAGCAACTCTGAGACTCGGCGGATCGATTTGATGAGTGAAATTGATCGTCTTGACGCGGGGCTTCAGGAACTTCCAGGCATATTGTCTAGAGCTGTCCAAGGTAGTTTGACCAAGAAGACAGATAATCTCAGGGTTTTCCTTACTGGGGCAAACGGATACCTGGGTACTCAAATACTGCGAAAACTTCTAGAGCGGCGCGATGTTGCCCGTGTCACCACTCTGGTACGCGGAGCGACACTCCAAGCAGCGAAAGATCGCGTGATTGAGGCTGCGCAAAAGGCTCTTTGGTGGACCGAGTTCCACGAAGACAAGCTGGACGTCTGGACGGGGGATCTCACGAAGACTATGCTCGGCCTTGACCAGAAACGATGGGACCTGTTAAGCGATGGACACACATTCGATATCATCATTCACAACGGTGCGATTGTCCATTGGAACAAAAGTTATGCTGCCTTGGAGGCGGTTAACATCCATTCAACAGTTCAACTCCTGGGCATTGCTGTTCAGAATCCTGCTTTGCGATTTGCTTACGTGTCTGGTGGACGACAGTGGAAGAGTGCCGAAGAACGGGACGAGGACATCGCGCTAGAGCTATCGGACTCTATGGGCTATAGCCAGACAAAATTCGTTGCTGAGGTTCTCGTCAAGAGAGCTGCGGAACGATGTCCAGTCTCACAGCGGAATATCGGCGTCTTCAGGCCTGGGCTTATCATCGGGACGCCCGCAGAAGGTGTAGCAAATTTGGACGACTACATCTGGAGGCTGACGGCTGCAAACATTGAGATGGGCATCTATAATGCGGACGAGGAGCAGGCATGGCTGCATCTCTCGGATGCTGCTACAACTTCGGAAGCTGCCATTCGCATCGCATTCAATCCAGAATCATCTGCTAGTCCGGTGACACAGCATGAAGAAGGAATGACTTGGGGGACGTTCTGGACTTTGATCAAGGGCATGGGCTACGACATCCGTCCAACACGTGCTGCCAAATGGCTGTCAACAGTCAGAAACTATATCTCGAATCGGAAAGAGGAGCATCCCCTTTGGCCGCTGGCTCACCTGCTCGAAGATGGTAGCATGGAATGGGAAGAGGTGACCGAAAGCCACGACATGTGTCCGCTGCAGCTCAAGGTGGCTTCGAAGAAGAACGTGGAAGCTCTTGTGAGGGTGGGTTTCCTGCCGGCCACGCGTCGAGCCCAGGAGGTTCAAGTTGTCGGGGGCACGTTTTCTAGGAC CATCGCTCCTTATGTCACAACCGGCGCTTTAGAGAACATCCCTGGTCTTGTCAAGTATGACAATCACATGTTCATCGGCGACACCATCGATGGCGGCCTTGCGCCATGGCTTCCGAAAGAAGAGGATGGAGACCCGGTCAAGCGCTGGAAAGGGCATCGCAACAGCGAAGAGGTTCCATTCGACTGGCCGGTCAGCAAGTCAATCCCTACCGCTCGGCTGAATGCTAGCCCTTTTCCAACGTCGACCCTGTTCCACTGCCACTGCAAGGGCGTCCAACTATCGCTGCGAAGCGCGGCGGACTTGGAGGCAGATCCGGCGAAGGAATCGACCTCGACATGTGTGGATCCCAAGACGCTTAAGTTCAAGGCATGTTCCGATTCGTGCAACTCTTGCCGCCAACACTTCGGCTCAGATATCATCTCGTGA